One genomic window of Cupriavidus pauculus includes the following:
- a CDS encoding CAP domain-containing protein: protein MNDKAFYLPGLVASALWVGSASASAPVGDAPVSSASSPAPGDFTLRKSISDPTYAKDSGHLALYKAINALREQLGVGLLMQDATLDAAAQAHAVYLSSNSLAQHDEAVENPDFYEVSPLSRARKAGAPAAQWVGEVVAAAKGGNDSDIGEKCFRQLYHTVYHLQSLVGNQESVGVGYSHRGALGLNLCVLDFGTSTAAQADPAPNGVPYVGGQQFDVGLLVTVPHNGETDVDPAFNADSETPDPAPDLKTPGRPLMVYANGAFGEVLSVGTFKIVNSDGVAVPARILVLPAAKGDGSEGLADAYVRNNAAFLLPLAQLAARETYTATFSGRRAGQPVSFSWSFKTGKIPTLTIHIAPAMILNE from the coding sequence ATGAACGACAAGGCCTTCTATCTGCCGGGGCTTGTGGCGAGCGCACTATGGGTCGGCTCTGCCAGCGCTTCAGCGCCGGTGGGCGATGCTCCGGTAAGTTCCGCGAGCTCACCGGCACCCGGAGACTTTACTCTTCGCAAGAGCATTTCCGATCCGACTTATGCAAAAGACTCAGGACACCTTGCTCTGTATAAGGCGATAAACGCGCTACGTGAACAGCTGGGTGTGGGCTTGCTGATGCAGGACGCGACCCTCGATGCCGCGGCGCAGGCCCATGCGGTCTACCTGAGCAGCAATAGTCTGGCTCAGCACGATGAGGCCGTCGAGAATCCCGACTTCTATGAGGTCAGCCCGCTGTCTAGGGCACGCAAGGCTGGCGCACCAGCGGCGCAGTGGGTGGGAGAGGTTGTCGCGGCGGCCAAGGGTGGGAATGATAGCGACATCGGGGAGAAGTGCTTCCGGCAGCTGTATCACACGGTGTACCACTTGCAGTCGCTGGTTGGTAATCAGGAGTCCGTAGGCGTCGGCTACAGCCATAGGGGGGCTCTTGGGCTGAACCTCTGCGTGCTGGATTTCGGAACGTCGACCGCTGCGCAGGCAGACCCCGCTCCAAATGGCGTGCCCTATGTTGGCGGCCAGCAATTTGATGTCGGGTTGCTCGTGACAGTACCGCATAACGGCGAAACGGACGTAGATCCCGCCTTTAACGCTGACAGTGAGACACCTGATCCTGCTCCGGACCTGAAGACGCCGGGCCGCCCGCTGATGGTTTATGCAAATGGGGCGTTTGGAGAGGTCCTGTCGGTTGGGACGTTCAAGATCGTCAATTCAGACGGTGTCGCCGTACCGGCAAGGATCCTGGTGTTGCCCGCGGCAAAGGGGGATGGTTCTGAAGGATTGGCTGATGCTTATGTTCGGAATAATGCTGCATTTCTGTTGCCACTGGCGCAGCTCGCTGCCCGTGAAACTTACACCGCCACCTTTTCAGGGCGACGCGCCGGCCAGCCGGTGAGTTTCTCGTGGTCCTTCAAGACGGGGAAGATTCCGACATTGACGATCCACATCGCCCCCGCGATGATACTGAATGAGTGA